A single region of the Sorghum bicolor cultivar BTx623 chromosome 9, Sorghum_bicolor_NCBIv3, whole genome shotgun sequence genome encodes:
- the LOC110430466 gene encoding taperin-like, producing MGRLCYPRPAWPRPKSQNTFSLPLLTRRRRKPHRARARPPPPRASPPAATRSPGREHARPPPPRSCPPAAARPRPHGRLRLRRGSMLAVVAWHGHGRLRRQFVLLRPSDGGGGGGGRNSTGKEVHEEVRGQGGDGDGFLSLVNSSSGGYGAPPPHQISVTRQPPASAPAPAALAPAASPVTTTHTEAEFFTGQYYCCRLACADHYLLLSSQKLVILNFQ from the exons ATGGGTAGGCTATG CTACCCGCGCCCTGCCTGGCCAAGGCCCAAATCGCAAAACACTTTCTCCCTGCCCCTGCTcacacgccgccgccgcaagcCCCACCGTGCGCGcgcccgcccgccgccgccgcgcgcctccCCGCCCGCCGCCACGCGCTCCCCCGGCCGCGAGCAcgcccgcccgccgccgccgcgctcctgcccgcccgccgccgcgcgcccccGGCCGCACGGCCGTCTACGGCTTCGCCGCGGCTCCATGCTTGCCGTGGTTGCGTGGCATGGACACGGCCGCCTACGCCGCCAGTTCGTACTACTCCGACCgtccgacggcggcggcggcggtggcggcaggAACAGCACTGGCAAGGAGGTGCACGAGGAGGTCCGCGGTCAGGGTGGTGATGGGGATGGCTTCCTCTCCTTGGTCAACTCCAGCTCCGGTGGTTATGGAGCGCCGCCGCCTCATCAGATCTCCGTCACACGGCAACCACCCGCATCGGCACCGGCGCCCGCCGCACTGGCTCCGGCGGCGTCTCCAGTGACG ACCACTCATACTGAAGCAGAGTTTTTCACCGGTCAGTACTACTGCTGCAGATTAGCTTGCGCCGATCATTATCTACTTCTTTCGTCTCAAAAGCTTGTTATTCTCAATTTTCAATGA